From one Branchiostoma floridae strain S238N-H82 chromosome 3, Bfl_VNyyK, whole genome shotgun sequence genomic stretch:
- the LOC118412105 gene encoding protein krueppel-like has translation MDQVDGTPQEMSEAGIYRCEHCGKSFSRRHTLVVHVRAHTGERPYSCEQCDKSFSRKDTLEDHVRTHTGEKPYKCEECDKTFRTLSTCRIHLRTHTGEKPFMCGQCKKRFSTKQNCVRHVGKHFK, from the exons ATGGATCAGGTAGACGGGACACCACAGGAAATGAG TGAGGCAGGAATCTACAGATGCGAGCACTGCGGAAAATCGTTCAGCCGCAGACACACGCTGGTGGTTCACGTTAGAGCACACACAGGCGAGCGCCCCTACAGCTGCGAACAGTGCGACAAAAGCTTTTCCAGAAAGGATACCTTGGAGGACCATGTGAGGacgcacactggtgagaaaccctacaaatgcgaAGAGTGCGACAAGACTTTTAGAACTCTGTCAACTTGTAGAATTCATTTGAGAACacacaccggagagaaacctTTTATGTGCGGACAATGCAAGAAGCGTTTCAGCACAAAACAGAACTGTGTTCGGCACGTTGGCAAACACTTCAAGTAA
- the LOC118411688 gene encoding histone H3-like, which yields MLSKRVSLLPKNITLKGYRKQLASKTASKSAPATGGVKKPHRYRPGTVALREIRRYPKSTELLTRKLPFQRQVRDITADVQTDLRFQSSSIIPKDIQLARRIRGERT from the coding sequence ATGCTTTCCAAGCGTGTGTCTCTCTTACCGAAAAACATCACACTTAAAGGTTACAGGAAGCAGCTGGCCAGCAAGACTGCCAGCAAGAGCGCCCCGGCTACCGGTGGCGTCAAGAAGCCTCACCGCTACAGGCCCGGCACCGTGGCCCTGAGAGAGATCCGTCGCTACCCGAAGTCAACGGAGCTTCTCACCCGCAAGCTGCCCTTCCAGCGCCAGGTGCGAGACATCACCGCAGACGTCCAGACCGACCTGCGCTTCCAGAGCTCGTCCATCATCCCCAAGGACATCCAGCTTGCACGCCGCATCCGAGGGGAACGCACGTAA
- the LOC118412104 gene encoding histone-lysine N-methyltransferase set-1-like: MGSHIRDVLNGRRKKIVRLPFLNDWLEDCVHVTGDSSNFVATDELRHAHQTYCEIRSDSDRQMAAMLTKRRFERQVASALLSKNRRGKVLVDRKKLQKGVRGYSGIQLTRPSRHLQRTTRQDMLHYLTKTPLDRHVPFRARQVKKDFRMAGLCAIASETIRRGSIVAEYRGQRLSDEQAHVRLANMPDGEHAKLLWVYTNGKPPTVIDGSRSDHNPAALINHSRNNANLKASTVTGGHLDGPAVILIAKRDIACGTELLFDYGEKHGPDFLRQSQTLCPLSISETDKEEPVPCQDLSYLTE; this comes from the coding sequence atggGGTCTCATATTAGGGACGTTTTAAATGGCCGGCGTAAAAAAATAGTTCGGCTACCATTTTTGAATGATTGGCTGGAAGACTGCGTACACGTCACAGGTGATTCCAGCAATTTTGTGGCAACTGACGAGCTGCGTCACGCTCACCAGACGTACTGTGAGATCAGGTCGGATTCGGACAGACAAATGGCTGCTATGTTAACAAAGCGACGCTTCGAGAGGCAAGTTGCATCGGCACTTCTAAGCAAAAACCGACGCGGCAAAGTACTGGTCGACCGTAAAAAGCTTCAGAAAGGTGTAAGAGGGTATTCCGGTATACAACTCACAAGACCCAGCAGACATCTACAGCGGACAACCAGGCAAGACATGCTCCACTATTTGACGAAAACGCCTTTAGATAGGCACGTTCCGTTTCGCGCAAGGCAGGTCAAAAAAGATTTCAGAATGGCTGGACTCTGTGCTATAGCATCGGAAACAATTCGTCGCGGATCGATTGTTGCTGAGTACAGAGGTCAACGATTATCAGACGAGCAGGCGCATGTTCGCCTAGCCAACATGCCAGACGGTGAACACGCCAAACTTCTATGGGTGTACACGAATGGAAAACCACCGACTGTAATTGACGGGAGTCGCTCTGACCACAATCCGGCAGCGCTGATTAACCACAGCCGAAATAATGCAAATCTTAAGGCTTCAACTGTCACAGGAGGACATTTAGACGGTCCAGCAGTCATTCTGATAGCCAAACGGGACATTGCATGTGGAACTGAGCTGCTGTTTGACTACGGGGAGAAACACGGACCAGACTTTTTGAGGCAGTCTCAGACGCTATGCCCACTCTCTATCTCGGAGACCGACAAAGAAGAGCCCGTTCCTTGTCAGGATCTCTCGTACCTGACCGAATGA
- the LOC118411690 gene encoding late histone H2B.L4-like yields MPPSVKIEFCKSPSTGNKNRGKPRRRRETFGFCINKVLKLLHPDMGLSTKAVAIVNCFVNDILERIAAEASFLASYNKRCTISSREIQTAVRLILPGYLAKFSAIEGTKAIRNFSSHK; encoded by the coding sequence ATGCCGCCGAGTGTTAAAATCGAATTTTGCAAGTCTCCATCCACAGGAAACAAGAATCGTGGAAAGCCAAGACGGAGAAGGGAGACCTTCGGTTTCTGCATCAACAAGGTTCTCAAACTACTGCATCCTGATATGGGCCTGTCAACAAAGGCGGTGGCCATTGTGAACTGCTTTGTGAACGATATTTTGGAGCGCATTGCGGCGGAGGCTTCTTTTCTGGCTAGCTACAACAAGCGCTGCACCATCAGTAGCCGCGAGATCCAGACAGCCGTCAGACTCATTTTGCCTGGATACCTGGCCAAGTTTTCTGCAATCGAAGGGACCAAGGCCATCAGAAATTTCTCTAGTCACAAGTAA
- the LOC118412102 gene encoding uncharacterized protein LOC118412102 gives MEELSNDDHCEQRTLEDVLRANDDILEKHSIHRCLEGELEAISPNPETIRLQTDTDGLTLELTSLQAIRPPSDVFIATRWKTKCCRKLVEKMAPPWRYRTAQLQTYGRDVPGIFLCQSLCGTNIVLCAVLKHDTDTQAASDFYEQLGSSTLGSWLSERAEGLIKRTWHELRELAPTSNTLLHNLARQKLQTGTPIRVYKADWVQFAMAFDNALAQQISEDGETCPFTVKIVLECFGQKMAHSTENNAAQLDDANATPNVDPLKTLADLRMRMEFVGRSVVHIGVSVGFQDCSLSSLWHRNLHYKLFNQNWQKYSVMGMGSVINVTTRKDRRPAAALSRAMTTDTFDLTYAQAYNPLSSKMSSGWTKALTSGLPVTLAAASGLALNNATKTTHGFVQTALDGAVQASLEEIIMDLNPRAHARFEVVLTCDGEDLTTEAATEQVKYLVATLRRELSASIPVIIPVHASALHQYAVKILADLTKPIMAANVENTQGHSRLEVTTIAISEVLFRLMLFGRVERRKSAYLHGLGIHPDSPWEGFSSLVEPNGTSGWALKEGLFDTWAREGLLSAPPWRLVSSNDNDMLCRMHQTLSAIHSAFQEHNGRDCDTSFAQTMAEIYWNHVKSDLTAIMLSRKMRALTQQDGRDALFDGTVEARGVRVTGKMDVGKLATLLCEVSSTNLPTFCSCEAVVDTVSRLGISADSLRQQMLEVLRQDQDLTTFPYVDAKKCGLKSVRAGLLLRVQGGQNVYRDVCIRAHCIVSEEFAARVKPEAHQPSTS, from the exons ATGGAAGAATTGTCCAATGATGATCACTGTGAGCAAAG GACTTTGGAGGACGTTCTCCGAGCGAACGATGATATTCTAGAAAAACACTCAATTCATCGATGTCTCGAGGGTGAGTTGGAGGCGATTTCACCCAACCCAGAGACCATTCGTCTTCAGACAGACACCGACGGCCTTACGCTAGAGCTGACATCCCTTCAGGCAATTCGTCCTCCATCAGACGTGTTTATTGCAACAAGATGGAAAACAAAGTGCTGCCGAAAGCTTGTGGAGAAGATGGCTCCACCCTGGCGTTACAGAACCGCACAACTTCAAACGTATGGAAGGGATGTTCCCGGCATTTTTCTCTGCCAGTCATTGTGTGGAACAAACATAGTGCTGTGCGCAGTTTTAAAACatgacacagacacacaagccGCATCAGACTTCTATGAGCAACTCGGATCGTCTACCCTGGGAAGCTGGCTGTCGGAGCGGGCCGAGGGTCTGATCAAACGGACATGGCACGAGCTGCGCGAACTTGCACCAACGTCTAACACTCTCCTCCATAACTTAGCTCGACAGAAACTACAAACCGGTACTCCAATCAGAGTCTACAAGGCTGACTGGGTGCAATTCGCCATGGCCTTTGACAATGCCCTGGCGCAACAGATATCGGAAGACGGAGAAACGTGCCCATTCACGGTCAAAATAGTCCTTGAGTGTTTCGGCCAGAAAATGGCGCACAGCACGGAGAACAATGCCGCTCAGCTTGATGACGCAAATGCCACCCCTAACGTCGACCCGCTTAAGACGCTCGCCGACCTGAGAATGCGAATGGAGTTTGTGGGGAGGTCCGTTGTGCATATAGGTGTGTCAGTTGGCTTTCAGGATTGTTCTCTGTCCTCACTGTGGCATCGGAACTTGCACTACAAACTGTTCAACCAGAATTGGCAGAAGTACAGCGTTATGGGAATGGGCTCTGTCATCAACGTCACGACTCGAAAGGACAGAAGACCCGCGGCAGCGTTGTCCCGCGCAATGACAACTGACACATTTGATCTGACATACGCCCAAGCCTACAACCCGCTGTCTTCAAAAATGTCAAGcggttggacaaaagcactgaCAAGCGGTCTGCCAGTCACTCTAGCCGCAGCCTCTGGTCTGGCCCTCAACAATGCCACAAAGACCACACACGGTTTTGTGCAAACAGCCCTTGATGGAGCTGTGCAAGCCAGTCTTGAAGAGATTATAATGGACCTTAATCCACGCGCGCATGCCCGGTTTGAAGTGGTCCTGACATGTGACGGGGAAGACTTGACTACGGAAGCTGCTACAGAGCAGGTGAAATATCTAGTGGCGACGCTGAGGCGAGAATTGTCGGCTTCTATTCCAGTCATAATACCCGTGCATGCATCTGCCCTCCATCAATACGCTGTCAAGATTCTGGCCGACCTTACAAAGCCTATTATGGCGGCCAACGTAGAGAACACACAGGGCCATTCACGTCTTGAAGTCACTACCATAGCAATTTCCGAAGTGCTTTTCCGTCTGATGCTTTTTGGGCGGGTGGAAAGACGGAAAAGCGCGTACCTGCACGGTTTGGGGATTCACCCAGACAGTCCCTGGGAGGGATTCTCTAGCCTTGTGGAACCTAATGGCACCTCCGGATGGGCGTTAAAGGAAGGACTATTCGACACATGGGCGCGGGAAGGCCTGCTGTCTGCACCACCATGGCGTCTCGTTTCATCCAATGACAACGACATGCTTTGCAGAATGCACCAAACACTCTCCGCCATCCACAGTGCCTTTCAGGAGCACAACGGAAGAGACTGTGACACAAGCTTTGCACAAACAATGGCTGAGATCTACTGGAACCATGTTAAGTCAGACCTGACAGCAATAATGCTGTCAAGAAAAATGAGGGCCCTGACACAACAAGACGGAAGAGACGCCCTCTTTGATGGCACAGTTGAGGCGAGAGGGGTTAGGGTGACGGGAAAGATGGACGTTGGAAAGCTGGCCACCCTACTCTGTGAGGTTTCCTCGACCAACCTGCCGACATTCTGCAGCTGCGAAGCAGTAGTGGACACAGTCTCCAGACTTGGAATCTCGGCAGACAGTCTAAGACAGCAGATGCTAGAAGTTCTCCGACAAGACCAGGACCTGACTACATTTCCCTATGTCGACGCGAAGAAGTGCGGACTGAAGAGCGTCAGAGCGGGACTTCTGCTCCGAGTACAAGGGGGACAAAACGTCTACCGTGACGTCTGCATTCGGGCCCATTGTATAGTTTCGGAGGAGTTCGCAGCTCGGGTGAAGCCGGAAGCACACCAACCTTCCACGTCTTGA